Proteins encoded within one genomic window of Triticum aestivum cultivar Chinese Spring chromosome 2D, IWGSC CS RefSeq v2.1, whole genome shotgun sequence:
- the LOC123052266 gene encoding uncharacterized protein, translated as MESQQQQMEAVSAPAAATNGGGELIGYVDVHVRSARDIQNICIYHKQDVYARLSLPGEGAPAASTQVINGGGRNPVFDQSVRVGVRAGDVDAALRCEVWMLSRVKNYLQDQLLGFALVPLPDVVAAEGGTLAREFPLSTNDLFHSPAGFLELELSYIGVVPDVIPVSPTPKPALADPDESENAGDGAGAGAGKDYENMEFPDMNLVEENQIMLSEYVGLPCAAMETQSSESLLTSEDVDGAATESHDAGVRVVQSFSTDYSTADSAGAFRSETAVSSVSTTESPAAAVPATPQSNPSEPSGNALSSAGQKEKASDAAEVDSSHTVQESPAVNSPSTVSENAVDKPPAMSFNFAEEVQVNQKEIMDMYMKSMQQFTESLAKMKLPLDMDNGSDKSGSGPAAASPTDSSGTDSSAAAKKPAAGGAQEKSPKVFYGSRAFF; from the coding sequence ATGGAGTCGCAGCAGCAGCAGATGGAGGCGGTTTctgcgccggccgccgccacgaacGGGGGCGGGGAGCTGATCGGGTACGTGGACGTGCACGTGCGGAGCGCGCGGGACATCCAGAACATCTGCATCTACCACAAGCAGGATGTGTACGCGCGCCTGTCGCTGCCGGGGGAGGGCGCGCCGGCGGCGTCCACGCAGGTCATCAATGGCGGCGGCCGCAACCCGGTGTTTGACCAGTCGGTGCGCGTCGGCGTGCGCGCGGGGGACGTCGACGCCGCGCTCCGCTGCGAGGTCTGGATGCTCAGCCGGGTCAAGAACTACCTGCAGGACCAGCTGCTGGGGTTCGCGCTCGTGCCGCTCCCGGACGTCGTCGCCGCCGAGGGCGGGACGCTCGCGCGCGAGTTCCCGCTCTCCACCAACGACCTCTTCCACTCCCCGGCCGGGTTCTTGGAGCTCGAGCTCTCTTACATCGGGGTCGTGCCCGATGTCATTCCCGTCTCGCCGACGCCCAAGCCTGCGCTGGCCGATCCCGACGAGTCCGAGAACGCCGGCgacggagccggcgctggcgcaggGAAAGACTACGAGAACATGGAGTTCCCTGACATGAATCTTGTGGAGGAAAACCAGATTATGCTGTCGGAATATGTTGGGCTGCCGTGCGCAGCCATGGAAACGCAGAGCTCCGAGAGCCTCCTGACCTCGGAGGACGTGGATGGTGCCGCCACCGAGTCCCACGACGCTGGCGTGCGCGTCGTGCAGAGCTTCTCCACGGATTACAGCACCGCCGACTCGGCCGGCGCCTTCCGGAGCGAGACGGCAGTCAGCAGCGTGTCCACCACGGAGTCCCCGGCAGCGGCCGTCCCGGCCACCCCGCAGTCCAACCCGTCGGAGCCGTCAGGAAACGCCCTCTCATCAGCAGGCCAGAAGGAGAAGGCCTCCGACGCGGCGGAGGTCGATTCGTCTCACACCGTTCAGGAGAGCCCGGCGGTGAACTCGCCCAGCACCGTGTCTGAGAACGCGGTGGACAAGCCGCCGGCGATGAGCTTCAACTTCGCGGAGGAGGTGCAGGTGAACCAGAAGGAGATCATGGACATGTACATGAAGAGCATGCAGCAGTTCACGGAGTCGCTGGCCAAGATGAAGCTCCCGCTGGACATGGACAATGGCAGCGACAAGAGCGGGagcggccccgccgccgcctcgcccacgGATTCCAGCGGCACCGACTCGAGCGCGGCGGCCAAGAAACCGGCGGCCGGGGGCGCGCAGGAGAAATCTCCCAAGGTGTTCTACGGAAGCCGAGCCTTCTTCTAG